In Gimesia benthica, a single window of DNA contains:
- a CDS encoding ThuA domain-containing protein, with amino-acid sequence MSFRFLTVCCLLIFPLLTVTDVADAAEAKTRILMLTQSKGYTHGSVKRGKEQLSPSEIAMIQLGKQSGLFTVDCTQDAAADFTKENLQNYDIVMFYTTGILPIKEEDMQYFLNDWLKQKGHGFIGFHSATDTYKSYEPYWDMIGGSFNGHPWNAGNTVTITVHNTDFPAMKPFGKEFQIKDEIYQYKNWQPEKVHVLMSLNMEKCNPKRPYQVPVAWAKDWGQGKVFVNNMGHNPSTWTNPAFQDSVIGAIKWIRGDAPAAVPVNPELSKQEDAKAAAAVKAAEKK; translated from the coding sequence ATGAGTTTTCGATTTCTGACAGTCTGCTGTCTGCTGATATTCCCCCTGCTGACCGTGACTGATGTTGCCGATGCAGCCGAGGCCAAGACCCGTATCCTGATGCTCACTCAGAGCAAAGGCTATACCCATGGTTCCGTCAAACGGGGGAAAGAACAGCTGTCTCCTTCCGAAATCGCGATGATCCAACTCGGGAAGCAGTCGGGCCTGTTCACCGTCGATTGTACCCAGGATGCCGCAGCCGACTTCACGAAAGAAAATCTGCAGAACTACGACATTGTCATGTTCTACACCACGGGCATACTGCCCATTAAAGAAGAAGACATGCAGTATTTTCTGAATGACTGGCTGAAGCAGAAGGGCCACGGCTTTATCGGCTTTCACTCAGCCACCGATACCTACAAGTCCTACGAACCCTATTGGGATATGATCGGCGGTTCCTTTAACGGCCATCCCTGGAATGCCGGCAATACGGTAACGATCACCGTGCACAACACCGATTTTCCGGCCATGAAGCCCTTCGGCAAAGAATTCCAGATCAAAGATGAAATCTATCAGTATAAAAACTGGCAGCCGGAAAAAGTGCATGTGCTGATGAGCCTGAATATGGAGAAGTGTAACCCCAAACGTCCCTACCAGGTCCCGGTCGCCTGGGCCAAGGACTGGGGGCAGGGCAAGGTCTTTGTAAACAACATGGGACACAACCCTTCGACCTGGACCAATCCCGCGTTTCAGGATTCCGTCATCGGCGCGATCAAATGGATTCGCGGCGATGCACCGGCTGCGGTTCCCGTCAATCCGGAACTGTCAAAACAGGAAGATGCCAAAGCCGCTGCCGCTGTGAAGGCTGCTGAAAAGAAATAA
- a CDS encoding 3-keto-disaccharide hydrolase, with product MKTQLSFVLLMLLTCLLSACGKPTEEQKKEALNEVPAIDEPEKTIESLFEVEDGFTILHLKDFEEFAGKSKEPVSGKNWTEQDGIISCQGQPRGYIYTRVALGNCTVRLEYRFPESAEKNADPNTGFLFYITGENRVWPKCLEVQGKYSEMAHIKSNSKDITLEVTDNPEAREKVRRPIGEWNAIEVVCKDGALTSVLNGTEIATSKPSELKDGFFGLQSEGNPVEFRNIRIQELTD from the coding sequence ATGAAAACTCAGCTTTCCTTTGTTCTATTGATGTTGTTGACCTGTCTGCTGTCTGCCTGTGGAAAACCCACGGAAGAACAGAAAAAAGAAGCGCTGAATGAAGTACCCGCCATCGATGAACCTGAAAAAACAATCGAATCGTTATTCGAAGTCGAAGACGGATTTACCATTTTGCATCTGAAGGATTTTGAGGAATTCGCCGGTAAATCGAAAGAACCGGTCTCAGGCAAAAACTGGACTGAGCAGGATGGAATCATTTCCTGCCAGGGACAGCCTCGCGGTTATATCTATACACGCGTTGCACTCGGAAACTGCACCGTTCGTTTGGAGTATCGCTTCCCCGAATCGGCTGAAAAAAATGCCGATCCGAACACGGGATTCCTGTTCTATATCACAGGCGAAAATCGCGTCTGGCCCAAGTGCCTCGAAGTACAGGGTAAGTATTCTGAGATGGCACACATCAAATCCAACAGCAAAGACATTACCCTGGAAGTTACCGATAATCCGGAAGCCCGGGAAAAAGTGCGCCGGCCGATAGGCGAGTGGAATGCAATCGAAGTCGTCTGTAAAGACGGTGCGTTAACCTCGGTTCTGAACGGAACGGAGATCGCCACTTCCAAACCAAGTGAGCTGAAAGACGGATTTTTCGGGCTGCAGTCCGAGGGGAACCCGGTTGAGTTCCGCAATATCCGGATTCAGGAACTGACCGATTAG